The sequence GGCTCCGTACACCGCGGATGCGAACACGCTGCTGCTTTTCCATCTGGATGAATCCACCGGCTCGGTCACGCCGAACGCGGGCACGCTGGGCGGGAATGCCTACACGGTGAACATGACCACCGCCAGCAACACGCCGCCGGTGGTGACCGCTGTGCTCGGGGCCGCGGCGTTTTCCGGCTTCACCCGCTCCGCCGCGCTCAGCTCCGGCTATCTGATCGGCTGGGACAAGAACGGCTCCGGCGCGTATCAAGGCGATGGCTCGGCGGATGGTTTCGCGCTGACCACGCTGAACATCGGCAATGGCGGCCAGACGCCGTTCACGATCGAGGCACTGGTGTGCCCGTCCGTGATCAACGTGAACCAGGAGATTCTCTCGGTGGACACGAACGTCGCCGGCACGCGCGGGTTCCAGTTCCGGCTGAACACCGCGGGCCAGCTCGAGTTCAACGCCATCGCGGCCACCAGCGGCGGGCAGATCCTCGCGGCGGTCCCGGCCAACGGCCAGCACGCCTTCGCCGCGAACGGTTGGTACCACGCCGCCGTGACCTACGATGGCACCACGCTGAAACTCTACTGGACCAGCCTCGCCGCGCTGAAGGGCACCAATGGCCGCGCCAACCTGCTCGCCAGCCAGGCCGCCGTGATCGGCACCGCCCAGGGCGCGGCGGTCGGACCGCTCGCGATCGGGAACGAGAACCGCGGCCCGGCGGGCGAGTGGTTCCAGGGAAAGCTCGATGAAGTGCGCATCAGCAAGGTTGCGCGCGCCGCCGGGGACTTCCACTGGCAGTTCGTCGACACCGACAACGACGGCATGGACGACACGCTGGAGCAGCTTTATTTCGGCGGGCTGTCCCAGAACGCCAACGACGACTTCGACCACGACGGTTTCTTCAATCTCGACGAGCTCAGCGCCGGCTCCGATCCCACCGTGGCCTCGTCCACGCCGGATGGCGATGGCGACGGCATGCCGGATTCGTGGGAGCAGGCGTATTTCGGCACCACCACCCGCAATGGCACCGGCGATTACGACCGAGACGGCCTCACCGACAAGCAGGAGTACCAGGCCGGCACCGATCCCACCAACCCGAACTCGGTGCCGGGCGATGTCGATGGCGACGGTCTGCCGGACACCTGGGAGCTGGCGAATCTCGGCGGCTACGGCTACGGCGCGTATGACGATCCGGATGGCGACGGCTACACCAACCAGGCCGAGATGGTCGCGGGTACCAACCCGCTCTCCGCGGCCTCGCACCCCGCGTGGAAATCGCCGCGCGTCGCCTTCCTGCGGGACACCACCGTGACGTCCACCGCCTGCCTGATGCCCGCCGCGCCCACCACGCTCTACGGCCGCGCGATCAATGGCGTCTCGTTCCAGAAGCAGATCCTGCAGACCTTCCAGGGCTACCAGTACACCGCCTGGTACTCCATGTCCGGCACGGTGCAGAACGTCTGGCTGGCGCGCCGCAGCGTGAGTGCCACCAGCACCGGTGCGTGGGAAACGTGGGACACCGGCTCGGAGTTCCTCAATGGCGACGAGGGCAACTGGGACGCGCACAACGTGATCGCCTTCGGTATCTCGCCCGTGGATGGCTCGTTCCATTTCTCGTGGGACCACCACACGAACAACCTGCGCTACCGCCGCTCGATCGCCGGGCTGTGCACCACCAATACCGCGGCGTGGGGCCAGGCGTCCTCGCTGCTCGCGGAGCAGCAGTGGCTCACCACCTCCGCCACGCTCATCACAGGCGTGAGCTACCCGATGTTTGTCACCGCGCCGAACGGCGACCTCTATTTCGAATACCGCGTGGGCTCCACCTCCGCCGGGGACCACATCCTGCACCGCTACCAGCCCGCCACCTCGAACTGGACGCTGGCGTGGAAATTCTCCGCCAAGGAAGGCTCCTACACCGGCGTGGGCGGCGGGGGAGGGGTGATCACCTCCACCAGCCGGAACGCGTATGAGAACGGCTTCGATTTCGGGCCGGACGGCACACTCCACCACACCTGGACCTACCGCGAGACGGACGCCGCGAACCATGACATCCACTACGCCTATAGTACCGATGGCGGCGTGAACTGGCGGAACAACGCCGGGGCGGTGATCGCGAACACCGCCGCGGGCCAATCGATCAACGTCAACTCGCCCGGCATCATCATGAAGGTGCTGGACGGCCGCCAGCACCTCATCAACCAGCAGTCCCAGAGCGTGGACGCGGATGGCCGCCTGCACGTGCTGATGCTCCACCGCCGCGCCGAAGCGGACGCCGCGTGGGCCTCCGGGGACGCCGTCTTCACCACCGAGGAGACGGCCTATTACCACTACTTCCGCGATCCGCAGACCGGTGCGTGGTCGCAGCGCCGCCTGCCGTATCTCGCGTGGCCGGTGAACTCCCGCCCGAAGATCGGCTGGGACACGGAGGGGAACGTCTACGCCGTCTACACCACCGCCACCACCATCGACGTCCCCGGTTACAAGCCCGGCAAGCTCGTCGTCGCCAGCGCCTCGAAGGCCTCCGGCTACACCGATTGGGAGGTGGTGCAGGTGCATGACACCGCCTTCAACGGCGAGCCGCTGATCGACCAGGCGCGCCTCACGGCCGACCACATCCTCTCGGTTTACATCCAGGAGGATAGCGCCACCACCACCGCGACCGCCACGCCGCTGCACGTGCTGGACTTCGCCGTGGGCATCCCCGCGGCCTCTCCGGTGTCGCTGGCGTTCGTGGGGGCGGACAGCGTGGTGAGCGTGGCCGCCGCGGCGGGGACCACCTACCAGCTTCAGACCTCCGCCACCCTGGGAGCAGGTAGTTGGCAGAACGTCGGCAGCCCGGTGGCCGGGAAGAACACCGTGATGGCCTTCCCGCATGTGGGCGGTGCGGGGCAGGCGAAGCGCTTCTACCGGTTCTCCAGTACCACGCCGTGAGGGTCGCCAAGGTAGGGTCGCACCGCCGGGGCGACCGGGGAGAAGAGGGTTCGTCCGCTGCCATGGGCCCGTCCCATCCCTTCGTTTGTGGGGACGATCTCTTTCCCGCGGACGCCGTCCACTGCCCGGTCATCTCGGCGAGATGACCCTACCTCCAGAGGCGCGCTGCGAAGGTAGGGTCGCACCGCCGGGGCGACCGGGGAGAAGAGGGTTCGTCCGCTGCCATGGGCCTGTCCCATCCCTTCGTTTGTGGGGACGATCTCTTTCCCGCGAACGCCGTCCACCGCCCGGTCATCTCGGCGAGATGACCCTACCTCCAGAGGCACTCCGGAAAGGTAGGGTCGCACCGCCGGGGCGACCGGGGAGAAGAGGGTTCGTCCGCTGCCATGGGCCCGCCCCATCCCTTCGTTTGTGGGGACGATCTCTTTCCCGCGGACGCCGTCCACTGCCCGGTCATCTCGGCGAGATGACCCTACCTCCAGAGGCGCGCTGCGAAGGTAGGGTCGCACCGCCGGGGCGACCGGGGAGAAGAGGGTTCGTCCGCTGCCATGGGCCTGTCCCATCCCTTCGTTTGTGGGGACGATCTCTTTCCCGCGAACGCCGTCCACCGCCCGGTCATCTCGGCGAGATGACCCTACCTCCAGAGGCACTCCGGAAAGGTAGGGTCGCACCGCCGGGGCGACCGGGGAGAAGAGGGTTCGTCCGCTGCCATGGGCCCGTCCCATCCCTTCGTTTGTGGGGACGATATCTTTCCCGCGGACGCCGTCCACCGCCCGGTCATCTCGGCGAGATGACCCTACCTCCAGAGGCGCGCTGCGAAGGTAGGGTCGCACCGCCGGGGCGACCGGGGAGAAGAGGGTTCGTCCGCTGCCATGGGCCTGTCCCATCCCTTCGTTTGTGGGGACGATCTCTTTCCCGCGAACGCCGTCCACCGCCCGGTCATCTCGGCGAGATGACCCTACCTCCAGAGGCACTCCGGAAAGGTAGGGTCGCACCGCCGGGGCGACCGGGGAGAAGAGGGTTCGTCCGCTGCCATGGGCCCGTCCCATCCCTTCGTTTGTGGGGACGATATCTTTCCCGCGGACGCCGTCCACCGCCCGGTCATCTCGGCGAGATGACCCTACCTCCAGAGGCGCGCTGCGAAGGTAGGGTCGCACCGCCGGGGCGACCGGGGAGAAGAGGGTTCGTCCGCTGCCATGGGCCTGTCCCATCCCTTCGTTTGTGGGGACGATCTCTTTCCCGCGAACGCCGTCCACCGCCCGGTCATCTCGGCGAGATGACCCTACCTCCAGAGGCACTCCGGAAAGGTAGGGTCGCACCGCCGGGGCGACCGGGGAGAAGAGGGTTCGTCCGCTGCCATGGGCCCGTCCCATCCCTTCGTTTGTGGGGACGATATCTTTCCCGCGGACGCCGTCCACCGCCCGGTCATCTCGGCGTGATGACCCTACCTCCAGAGGCGCGCTGTGAGGGTGGGGGGCTTGTTCGCGGAAATTTGACCCCTTTTGAGGGTTTTTCTGCGAATGTGTATGTTTGCGTCAAAATGCATCTTTTTTTACGCAATCATGCATGTTTTCTTGCTGGCGTTGCTTTCGCGGAAAATTGGAAAATGGGTTTTGTTTTGTTGGGTTTGCGGGGGTTCAAGTGGCTCTTTTTGATGTTGTGAATCTACATGGTGGCTACAAGGAGGCTTCATTGGAGGCTCGGTATGTTTCCGTCTGGAGTATGTTGCGGGCAATTATTGCGTTGAAGATTGGGAATTTTTGGGGGAAACGGAAGGTGCTCCTTTTGCATCCAACTTCCCCAGAACTACCCAATGAAACCCCGTTTCTCCCGGTTGCTGCCGGGCTTGTTTGTCTTCGTCGCCGCTGTTACCACTTCTGAAACCGCCCGTGCCAATAGCTGGTACTGGGACGCGGACGGCGCTACTTCCGCTACCACCGGTGGCACCGGAACCTGGACCCAGGCCGGCGTGCTGTGGCGCGATGGCTCGGCCACCGGCACCCTCACGGCCTACAGCGCGGGCCCGCAGGCGGATACCACCGCCAACCTTGTGCTCGCCGGCGGCACCGACGGGCTGACGATGACGGCCAGCGCCGCGACACCCTACAACCTGAACAAGGTGACCGCATCCAACAGCTACACGCTGGCGACCTTGGACGCGGTGGGCACTTTCGTGGGCACCACGCCGACGGTGGACGTGGCCTCGGGCAAGACCCTGACGTGGAACATCGACCTTTCCGCTGCCTCCGCCACGGTGCTGAAGACCAGCGCCGGCACCTGGCAGGTCACCAATACCGGCGCGCAGGTCACCTCGAACAGCACCACGCTGGAGATCTCCGCCGGCACGCTGCGCTATGACACCGCTGCGGCCTCGGCGAACCTTTTCACCGGCACCGGCGGGATCGTGAAGGTCAACAGCGGTGCCACCGTGAGCCTCCAGCAGACGCAGAACAACGCCTACACCTCGGTGAAGGATTGGACGCTGGGCTCGAAGGTGACGCTCAATGGCGGCACCTTGACCGGTGGTTCCTCGGGCGGTGGCCAGTTCCAGCGCATTCCCTCCACCACGGTGATCCAGGTGGACGCGGCGAGCACGATCGCGCAGGGATTCGGTGGCTTCAGCCAGAATTTCACCCTCGATGGCACCGTCACCGGCACCGGTAACCTGGCGCTGAACCGTGCGGCTTCGAACGACCGCTATCTGGTACTGAAGGGCAGCATGTCCGGCTACTCCGGAAACGTCACGATCGGCACCTCCACGGCCACCGGCTACGTGGTGTTCGGCCACTCCAGCGGCTGGGGCACCGGCACGCTCACGCTCACCGGCTCCGGCTCCACGGCGGTGATCGGCGATGAAGCCGCCACCGTGGTGCAGTCGCCGTGGACCGGCGGCTCGGCGCTCGGTTTCACCAGTGGCACGCTGTCCACCACCGCGGCGGTGACGGTGGGATCCGGCGCGAGCCTGCGGGTGAACAACCGCTCCGGGAACGCCGTGCTCTTCGAGCCCCGCGCGGGCATGACGGTGAATGGCGGCACGCTCGCCGCGAACGCCAGCGGCGGCACCTCGGCCTTCGTGCCGTACACCTCCACCACCTGGACCTTCGGTGGCACCGCACTTTCCACGGTCTCGGCGAACGTGCAGCTCAACTACACCGGGGCCACCTTCGACGTGGCGGACGCGGTGGCGGGCGCGGGCTATGACGTGAATCTCAGCGGCGTGATCTCCGGCGCGAACGGCTTCACCAAGACCGGCGCGGGCACGCTCCAGATCAGCAATTCCCAGACCTTCACCGGTCCGCTCACGGTCAGCGCGGGCACGGTGGCCTTCAGCTCCACCGGTGCGAACGGTCTCGCGGGCGGCCTCGCCGGCAGCGGCGCGGTCAGTGTGGCGGGCACCGGCCTGGTGACGCTGAATGGTTCCTCGGCGGGCTACACCGGCACGATCACCGTGGCGGATGGCGCGACCTTCGGCGGCAACACCACCACCGCCGGTCCGCTGGCGGTCGGCGCCACCACCGGCGCGACGATCTACGGCAACGTGGCTTCGCCCACGACCTCGATCACCGCCACCAATGTCACGCTCCTGGGCGTGAACGAGATCGCCTTTGCCACGCCTCCGGCGACGGGCACTTACACGCTTCTCAAATACACCGGCACGCTTAGCGGTAGTACCACGAACCTGCACTCGAACTACCGTGGCGCGGTCTTCCACATGGGCAGCGGCACGAACGACGCGATCACGGTGGACATCGCGGCCCCGGTCGGCGTGACCTGGACGAATGCCGCGGCGGACAGCGTGTGGAACACGGCGGGCTCCGCGAACTGGTTCGATGGCGCGGCCAACGGGCCGTTCTACATCGGGGATCAGGTCAATTTCGACGACACCCCGACCAGCAGCCAGACGATCACCATCGCCGCGCCGGTGTTCCCCGGTTCGGTGACGTTCGCGAACAACACCTACGGCTACACCCTCTCCGGCAGCGCCATCAGCGGCACCACCGCGGTGGTGAAGAACGGCTTGGCCCCGGTGGCCCTGAACTCGGCGAACACCTACACCGGCGGCACCACGCTGGCCGGTGGCGCGCTCCGCGTGGGTGCGGCCGGCGCGCTCGGCACCGGCACGCTGACCTACACCGCCGGCACGCTTTCCGCCTCCAGCGCCTCGGCTGTCACGGTGGGCAACGCGGTGACCTACAACACCGCGACGCCGACCCTGGGCGATGTTTCGCTGACCGGCGCGCTCACGCTCTCCGGCACGCAGACGCTCACGGCGGCCACGAATTTCACCGTGGATTCACCGGTCACCATCGGCGGCACGGTCAGCGGCGGCTTCCAGCTCACGAAGAGCGGCGCGAGCACGCTCACCTTCTCCGGCAGCCCGGGCCATGGCTCCACCGTGGTGGATGCGGGCACGCTCCAGGTCGGCACCGGTGCGGCGGCGGGCGTGCTGCCCGGCGCGGCCACGGTGAACACCGGAGCGGTGCTGCGCCATTACCGCAATGACTCGACGACGGTTTCCAACGTCTTCGGCGGCGCGGGCACGCTCGCGTTCAAGGGCACCGGCTCCTCGGGCCAGTCCGCCTACACCCTTTCCGGTGCGAACACGGTGAGCGGCACGGTGGCGGCGGAGTCCGGCGCGCGCGTCCAGGCCTCGAACGCCAGCGGCACCCGCTTCGGCACCGCCGCGGTGGAGGTCCAGTCCGGCGGGCAGGCTTATCTCAATGGCGGTACCTTCGCGAACAACTTCACGATCACCGGCGATGGCTGGCTGGAAAGCGCGGGCCGCCTCGGCGCGATCCGTCTGGACGGTGCCACCATCACCGGCTCGGTCGCACTTTCCGGGGCCGCCCGCATCGTCGCCTACCTGGGCAACACCGGCACCATCAGCGGCGCGCTCACCGGTGGCTCCACGCTGGACATCAATGGCACCAGCAGCGCGAGCTTCAACGGGACCATCAACTATTCCGGCGATGGCTCCGGCTTCCTCGGCACGGCCAACGTCAACCAGGGCACGCTGAACCTCAGCGGCTCGCTCGGATCGAACCTGAACGTTTCCAGCTCGGCCTACGCCGCCACGCTCGGCGGCGAGGGCATCATCGGGGGCGCGCTCGTGCTGGGCAATGGCACGATGGGTTCCACCGTGTCGTTCAATCCGAACACCGCCGCGGTCTTCACCGCCACGGGCTCGCTCACGGTGAACAACACCGCCACGGTGACCTTCAGCACGGCTCCCACCGCCGCGGGGACTTTCCCGGTGATCAAGCACGGCGGCACCGTGGCCACGCCCGCGAGCTTCACGCTCACCGGCGCGGCGAACTACCGCACGCCCACCTTCGACACCACCACCGATCCCACCACCGTCACGCTCCAGATCTCCGCGCTGGGGCTGACCTGGACCGGCGTGACCTCGTCGGTGTGGGACATCGGCACCACCTCGAACTTCGCGAGCCCTGGTCCCGTGGCGGACAAGTTCTACACGCTGGACACGGTGACCTTCGATGACACGGCCACCAACTTCAACCCGACGCTGGCGGTGACCGTCTCGCCGGGCGCGGTGACCTTCAACAACAGCACCAACGCCTACACCCTCACCGGCGCGGGCGTGATCGCGGGTCCCACCTCGCTGGTGAAGAATGGCACCGGCGCGGTCACCATTTCCACGCCGAACACCTTCACCGGCGGCACCTCGCTCAACGCGGGACGCATCAAGGCGGGCGCCAACGCCGCGCTCGGCACCGGCACGCTGACCTTCAACGGCGGCACGCTCTCCAGCGACAGCACCACCGCCCGCACGATCGCCAACCCATGGACGGCCCCCGCCACGGTGAACCTCAGCGACGCGACCGACAACGGCATCCTGACACTCTCCGGCGCGGGCACGATGACGCAGAACACGACCGTCAACGTGCTGAGCACGAACACCAACAGCCACATCCTCAGCGGGGTGATCTCGGACGGCGCGAACAGCTACTCGCTGACGAAGACCGGTGCGACCGGCGCGCTCCAGTTGAACGCGGCGAACACCTACGATGGCGGCACGTTCATCAATGCCGGCCGCATCTCGGCGAACAACCTCGCGGCCTTCGGTACCGGCGCGGTGACGGTGGCCGCCACCGGCCAGGCCTTCCTCTCGGTCGGCGGCACCTTCACCACCACGCTGAACATCGCGGGCACGGGGTATGCGGAAGGCTCCGGCAACCTCGGCGCGATCCGTTTCGCGGGCAACACGCTCTCCGGCCCGGTGACCCTCACCGCGGATGCCCGCGTGACCGCCTACGGTTCCACCGGTACCATCAGCGGCGTGATCGGCGAGACCGGCGGCGCGCGGAAGCTGGAGATCGGCGGCTCGGACCTCGGCGCGTCCGGTGGCGGCACCATGACCCTCACCGCGGCGAACACCTACACCGGCGGCACCGACATCAGCAAAACCATCGTGGTGGCGAACAACAACGCCGCCTTCGGCACCGGCACGGTGGCGATGAACCTCGCGGGTTCATCCCAGCGCGTGCAGCTCGGGGCGGGCGTGAACATCGCCAACGCGGCCTCGCTCGGCGCGAATGCAGGCTCATCCGGCCGCGGGGTCATCGAAATCGCCGCCACCAGCGCGAACGCCACCTGGAGCGGTCCGATCTCGATCACTTCCAGCCCGACGGCGGGCGGCCACTTCTACGTCGCCTCCGGTTCCACGCTGACCCTGAGCGGCGCGATCAACTCCACCGCCTCCGTGATTCACCGCGATGGCATCGTGGTCTACTCCGGCGGCGGCAGCTACCCGACGCTCAACCTCACGGGCACGGCGAAGGTCGGCGCGGTCAACGGCGTGGCCACCAACGCCACCGTGTCGATGGGCCAGTCCGCGAGCGCGAACTTCGACCTCAACGGCTTCGACCAGACGATCGCCAACCTCGTCCGCGTGGGCAACACCACGCTGGCGCTGAACAACGGCGCGTCCGCGGCCACGCTGACCATCAACTACACCGGCGGCAGCCCGAGCGCCTTCGATGGCGCGATCACCAACGGCACCAGCGCCGTGGCGGTGACGAAGACCGGCTCCGGCACCTTCGTTCTCAGTGGCGGCACCGCGAACAGCTACACCGGCACCACCACCATCAGCGGCGGCACGTTGCAGATCGGAAACGCGGGGACCACCGGTGCCATCACCGCCTCCGCGGTGGTGAACAACGCGACCTTCGCCTTCAACCGCACCAACGCCTACTCCTTCACCGGCGCGATCAGCGGCAGCGGCCAGGTCGTGCAGGCCGGCACCGGCACCACCACGCTCACCGGCGCGCTCAGCTACACCGGTGACACCACTGTCAGCGCGGGCACGCTGTCCATCAGCGCGGCCTCGCTCGCGGATGGCGCGGACGTCCGCGTGGCCACCGGCGCGGTGCTGAACCTGAACCACTCGCTGACGGACACCGTGCGCGGCCTCTACCTGAACGGCGTGCTCCAGTCCCCCGGCACCTACGGTTCCCTCGCCTCCACCGCCACCAACAAGAGCGCGTTCTTCACCGGCAACGGCGTGCTGAACGTGACCGGCCTGGCGGGCTACACCTCGTGGGCCTCCACCAACGCCGGCGGCCAGGCCGCGAACCTGGACTTCGACAACGACGGCGTGAAGAACGGCGTGGAGTATCTGATGGGCCAGACCGGTTCCTCGTTCACCGCGAATCCGCAGATCGTGTCCGGCAAGGTCACCTGGCCGAAGGACCCGACGGCGACCGCCACCTGGGTGGTGGAGACCTCCGCCGACCTGGCGATCTGGACCACCGCGGTGACCGGCGTTTCCGATCTCGGCACCTCGATCGAATACGTGGTGCCCACCGGCGATCCGAAGCGCTTCACCCGCCTGCGCGTGACGGTGCCGTGAGGTCCGTTTGAAGTTTGATTCCGGCAGGAGCCGCGGGGGATTCCCCGCGGCTCCTTCTTGTTCCAGGATGTAGGGTCATCATGCCGAGATGACCGGGCGGGGGAGTGTCGTTCGCGGGATGGAGGTCGTCCCAGCAGACGAAGGGACGGGACGCGCCGATGGCAGCGGACGAGGCCGTTAGACCCGGTCGCCCCGGCGGTGCGACCCTACCTTTTCGGATCGCTGCGAAGGTAGGGTCATCTCGCCGAGATGACCGGGCGGGGGAGATCGTTCGGGGGAAGGAGGTCGTCCCAGCAGACGAAGGGATGGGATGCGCCGTTGGCAGCGGACGTGGCTGTTAGACCCGGTCGCTCCGGCGGTGCGACCCTACCTTTGCGGATCGCTGCGAAGGTAGGGTCATCTCGCCGAGATGACCGGGCGGGGGAGATCGTTCGGGGGAAGGAGGTCGTCCCAGCAGACGAAGGGATGGGATGCGCCGTTGGCAGCGGACGTGGCTGTTAGACCCGGTCGCTCCGGCGGTGCGACCCTACCTTTGCGGATC comes from Luteolibacter sp. LG18 and encodes:
- a CDS encoding BNR-4 repeat-containing protein; translation: MPFPKSFPTLPLFVAATVALAGIGRAAPYTADANTLLLFHLDESTGSVTPNAGTLGGNAYTVNMTTASNTPPVVTAVLGAAAFSGFTRSAALSSGYLIGWDKNGSGAYQGDGSADGFALTTLNIGNGGQTPFTIEALVCPSVINVNQEILSVDTNVAGTRGFQFRLNTAGQLEFNAIAATSGGQILAAVPANGQHAFAANGWYHAAVTYDGTTLKLYWTSLAALKGTNGRANLLASQAAVIGTAQGAAVGPLAIGNENRGPAGEWFQGKLDEVRISKVARAAGDFHWQFVDTDNDGMDDTLEQLYFGGLSQNANDDFDHDGFFNLDELSAGSDPTVASSTPDGDGDGMPDSWEQAYFGTTTRNGTGDYDRDGLTDKQEYQAGTDPTNPNSVPGDVDGDGLPDTWELANLGGYGYGAYDDPDGDGYTNQAEMVAGTNPLSAASHPAWKSPRVAFLRDTTVTSTACLMPAAPTTLYGRAINGVSFQKQILQTFQGYQYTAWYSMSGTVQNVWLARRSVSATSTGAWETWDTGSEFLNGDEGNWDAHNVIAFGISPVDGSFHFSWDHHTNNLRYRRSIAGLCTTNTAAWGQASSLLAEQQWLTTSATLITGVSYPMFVTAPNGDLYFEYRVGSTSAGDHILHRYQPATSNWTLAWKFSAKEGSYTGVGGGGGVITSTSRNAYENGFDFGPDGTLHHTWTYRETDAANHDIHYAYSTDGGVNWRNNAGAVIANTAAGQSINVNSPGIIMKVLDGRQHLINQQSQSVDADGRLHVLMLHRRAEADAAWASGDAVFTTEETAYYHYFRDPQTGAWSQRRLPYLAWPVNSRPKIGWDTEGNVYAVYTTATTIDVPGYKPGKLVVASASKASGYTDWEVVQVHDTAFNGEPLIDQARLTADHILSVYIQEDSATTTATATPLHVLDFAVGIPAASPVSLAFVGADSVVSVAAAAGTTYQLQTSATLGAGSWQNVGSPVAGKNTVMAFPHVGGAGQAKRFYRFSSTTP
- a CDS encoding autotransporter-associated beta strand repeat-containing protein, producing the protein MKPRFSRLLPGLFVFVAAVTTSETARANSWYWDADGATSATTGGTGTWTQAGVLWRDGSATGTLTAYSAGPQADTTANLVLAGGTDGLTMTASAATPYNLNKVTASNSYTLATLDAVGTFVGTTPTVDVASGKTLTWNIDLSAASATVLKTSAGTWQVTNTGAQVTSNSTTLEISAGTLRYDTAAASANLFTGTGGIVKVNSGATVSLQQTQNNAYTSVKDWTLGSKVTLNGGTLTGGSSGGGQFQRIPSTTVIQVDAASTIAQGFGGFSQNFTLDGTVTGTGNLALNRAASNDRYLVLKGSMSGYSGNVTIGTSTATGYVVFGHSSGWGTGTLTLTGSGSTAVIGDEAATVVQSPWTGGSALGFTSGTLSTTAAVTVGSGASLRVNNRSGNAVLFEPRAGMTVNGGTLAANASGGTSAFVPYTSTTWTFGGTALSTVSANVQLNYTGATFDVADAVAGAGYDVNLSGVISGANGFTKTGAGTLQISNSQTFTGPLTVSAGTVAFSSTGANGLAGGLAGSGAVSVAGTGLVTLNGSSAGYTGTITVADGATFGGNTTTAGPLAVGATTGATIYGNVASPTTSITATNVTLLGVNEIAFATPPATGTYTLLKYTGTLSGSTTNLHSNYRGAVFHMGSGTNDAITVDIAAPVGVTWTNAAADSVWNTAGSANWFDGAANGPFYIGDQVNFDDTPTSSQTITIAAPVFPGSVTFANNTYGYTLSGSAISGTTAVVKNGLAPVALNSANTYTGGTTLAGGALRVGAAGALGTGTLTYTAGTLSASSASAVTVGNAVTYNTATPTLGDVSLTGALTLSGTQTLTAATNFTVDSPVTIGGTVSGGFQLTKSGASTLTFSGSPGHGSTVVDAGTLQVGTGAAAGVLPGAATVNTGAVLRHYRNDSTTVSNVFGGAGTLAFKGTGSSGQSAYTLSGANTVSGTVAAESGARVQASNASGTRFGTAAVEVQSGGQAYLNGGTFANNFTITGDGWLESAGRLGAIRLDGATITGSVALSGAARIVAYLGNTGTISGALTGGSTLDINGTSSASFNGTINYSGDGSGFLGTANVNQGTLNLSGSLGSNLNVSSSAYAATLGGEGIIGGALVLGNGTMGSTVSFNPNTAAVFTATGSLTVNNTATVTFSTAPTAAGTFPVIKHGGTVATPASFTLTGAANYRTPTFDTTTDPTTVTLQISALGLTWTGVTSSVWDIGTTSNFASPGPVADKFYTLDTVTFDDTATNFNPTLAVTVSPGAVTFNNSTNAYTLTGAGVIAGPTSLVKNGTGAVTISTPNTFTGGTSLNAGRIKAGANAALGTGTLTFNGGTLSSDSTTARTIANPWTAPATVNLSDATDNGILTLSGAGTMTQNTTVNVLSTNTNSHILSGVISDGANSYSLTKTGATGALQLNAANTYDGGTFINAGRISANNLAAFGTGAVTVAATGQAFLSVGGTFTTTLNIAGTGYAEGSGNLGAIRFAGNTLSGPVTLTADARVTAYGSTGTISGVIGETGGARKLEIGGSDLGASGGGTMTLTAANTYTGGTDISKTIVVANNNAAFGTGTVAMNLAGSSQRVQLGAGVNIANAASLGANAGSSGRGVIEIAATSANATWSGPISITSSPTAGGHFYVASGSTLTLSGAINSTASVIHRDGIVVYSGGGSYPTLNLTGTAKVGAVNGVATNATVSMGQSASANFDLNGFDQTIANLVRVGNTTLALNNGASAATLTINYTGGSPSAFDGAITNGTSAVAVTKTGSGTFVLSGGTANSYTGTTTISGGTLQIGNAGTTGAITASAVVNNATFAFNRTNAYSFTGAISGSGQVVQAGTGTTTLTGALSYTGDTTVSAGTLSISAASLADGADVRVATGAVLNLNHSLTDTVRGLYLNGVLQSPGTYGSLASTATNKSAFFTGNGVLNVTGLAGYTSWASTNAGGQAANLDFDNDGVKNGVEYLMGQTGSSFTANPQIVSGKVTWPKDPTATATWVVETSADLAIWTTAVTGVSDLGTSIEYVVPTGDPKRFTRLRVTVP